A single genomic interval of Balaenoptera musculus isolate JJ_BM4_2016_0621 chromosome 14, mBalMus1.pri.v3, whole genome shotgun sequence harbors:
- the PXN gene encoding paxillin isoform X1, whose amino-acid sequence MDDLDALLADLESTTSHISKRPVFLSEETPYSYPTGNHTYQEIAVPPPVPPPPSSEALNGTVLDPLDQWQPSTSRFIHQQPPSPSPVYGSSAKTSSAPNPQDGIGLPCPRAGEEEHVYSFPNKQKSAEPSPTVMSSSLGSNLSELDRLLLELNAVQHNPPGFPADEANSSPPLPGALSPHYGIPENNSPLGVKAGPLTKEKPKRNGGRGLEDVRPSVESLLDELESSVPSPVPAITVNQGEMSSPQRVTSSQQQTRISASSATRELDELMASLSDFKTSSSAVALSSPRLLPNSAPSPHHILSPPPPPPPGPSVLLPPPRKPSPRGHGHTLEVLCTEDNVAPSWLDLAGLGEMPDTPNSRSPSTESSLGPLGAESQARVWRDPPNASLVSELSRVPPGHTLPHAGCTGPQEAGEPQVLSANPLCPGEAVAATWEWPWALEALRPEFPRGAMPSFQEVIEPAAMAVDRQAIFPDTWSLTKARGQQKERARPEPGEPESRCPAPVEEEQLGGETPTVGSLVRPAQGPETPRRPEGTTEAAAEARRERPELPQAVVVDTPNTTERISTSGQAGIRSMIRRSRETGHAHPMSREPSPRRRLDPATLSRTPSQERLIAELQGRLGIQPEVEEAEGATGASAEDWLTEGIVITVQPCGRRARGQLVEKVVFPPGSPIPLRRTFSVLPSPPPPSPLLQHRKDASASSSSPRPSPPTSSTLGPSALPRGPLGVQSAGAGPREDGVQGPTPPTPAPHSVRSMGCQTDEDPLFPPMQIQGLEQRADGELCWAAGWPPNGSQSSPEGQDEGGFMAQGKTGSSSPPGGPPKPGSQLDSMLGSLQSDLNKLGVATVAKGVCGACKKPIAGQVVTAMGKTWHPEHFVCTHCQEEIGSRNFFERDGQPYCEKDYHNLFSPRCYYCNGPILDKVVTALDRTWHPEHFFCAQCGAFFGPEGFHEKDGKAYCRKDYFDMFAPKCGGCARAILENYISALNTLWHPECFVCRECFTPFVNGSFFEHDGQPYCEVHYHERRGSLCSGCQKPITGRCITAMAKKFHPEHFVCAFCLKQLNKGTFKEQNDKPYCQNCFVKLFC is encoded by the exons ACGCCCTGCTGGCAGACTTGGAGTCCACGACCTCCCACATCTCCAAACGGCCTGTGTTCTTGTCTGAGGAGACCCCCTACTCGTACCCAACAGGAAACCACACATACCAGGAGATTGCCGTGCCACCCCCTGTCCCTCCACCCCCGTCCAGCGAGGCCCTCAATGGCACGGTCCTTGACCCCTTAGACCAGTGGCAGCCCAGCACCTCCCGATTCATCCACCAGCAG CCTCCATCCCCGTCCCCCGTGTACGGCTCCAGTGCTAAAACTTCCAgtgcccccaacccccaggacGGCATCGGCCTTCCGTGTCCCCGAGCCGGCGAGGAAGAGCACGTGTACAG CTTCCCCAACAAGCAGAAGTCGGCTGAGCCTTCACCCACCGTCATGAGCTCCTCCTTGGGCAGCAACCTTTCTGAACTCGACCGCCTGCTGCTGGAGCTGAACGCCGTGCAGCATAACCCCCCAGGCTTCCCTGCAG ATGAGGCCAACTCAAGCCCCCCACTGCCTGGGGCTCTGAGCCCCCACTACGGCATCCCAGAGAATAACAGCCCGCTGGGTGTCAAAGCTGGGCCACTGACCAAAGAGAAGCCCAAGCGGAACGGAGGCCGGGGCCTGGAGGACGTGCGGCCCAGCGTGGAGAGTCTCTTGGATGAGCTGGAGAGCTCTGTGCCCAGCCCCGT CCCCGCCATCACTGTGAACCAGGGCGAGATGAGCAGCCCCCAGCGAGTCACCTCCAGCCAGCAGCAGACACGCATCTCCGCCTCTTCTGCCACCAGGGAGCTGGACGAGCTGATGGCCTCGCTGTCGGATTTTAAG acCAGCTCCTCTGCTGTGGCCTTGAGCTCCCCAAGGCTGCTGCCCAACTCAGCTCCATCCCCACACCACatactttctcctcctcctcctcctcctcctgggccctCTGTATTGCTGCCACCCCCTAGGAAACCCTCCCCTCGAGGCCACGGCCACACCCTGGAGGTCCTCTGCACTGAGGACAATGTGGCCCCCAGCTGGCTTGATTTGGCTGGCCTTGGGGAGATGCCTGACACCCCCAACTCAAGGTCTCCCTCCACGGAGAGTTCTTTGGGGCCACTGGGTGCAGAGAGCCAGGCTCGCGTTTGGAGGGACCCACCAAACGCGAGCCTGGTGAGTGAGCTCTCCAGGGTGCCTCCCGGCCACACTCTACCCCACGCTGGGTGCACAGGTCCCCAGGAGGCTGGGGAACCCCAAGTGCTGTCGGCCAACCCTTTGTGCCCGGGAGAGGCCGTGGCTGCCACATGGGAGTGGCCGTGGGCTCTGGAGGCACTTAGGCCTGAGTTCCCCCGGGGAGCTATGCCCAGCTTCCAGGAAGTAATCGAGCCAGCCGCCATGGCTGTGGACCGTCAGGCTATCTTCCCGGATACCTGGAGTCTCACGAAGGCACGTGGACAGCAGAAGGAGAGGGCAAGGCCAGAGCCAGGGGAGCCAGAGAGCAGATGCCCTGCCCCAGTTGAGGAGGAGCAGTTAGGTGGAGAGACGCCCACGGTGGGCAGCCTGGTCAGGCCAGCCCAGGGGCCCGAGACCCCCAGGAGGCCAGAGGGCACCACCGAAGCCGCTGCAGAGGCCAGGAGGGAACGGCCAGAACTTCCACAGGCTGTGGTCGTGGACACACCCAACACCACGGAGAGGATTTCCACCTCTGGCCAGGCAGGC ATCCGCTCCATGATCAGGAGGAGCCGGGAGACCGGCCACGCTCACCCCATGTCCCGGGAGCCCTCCCCTCGTCGCCGGCTGGACCCCGCCACCCTGAGCAGGACCCCGTCCCAGGAGCGGCTCATCGCGGAGCTGCAGGGTCGGCTGGGCATCCAGCCGGAGGTGGAGGAGGCCGAGGGGGCCACGGGGGCCTCTGCCGAGGACTGGCTGACCGAGGGCATCGTCATCACTGTGCAGCCGTGTGGGAGGCGGGCTAGGGGGCAGCTGGTAGAGAAG gTTGTCTTCCCTCCTGGCTCTCCCATTCCCCTGAGAAGAACCTTCTCTGttctgccttctcctcctcctcccagccctttgCTCCAGCATCGCAAAGACGCCTCGGCCAGCAGCTCTTCTCCCCGGCCCAGCCCGCCCACCTCCTCCACCCTGGGGCCCTCGGCTCTTCCTCGAGGTCCCCTCGGGGTCCAGAGTGCTGGGGCGGGGCCACGGGAAGACGGTGTGCAGGGCCCCACCCCGCCCACTCCTGCGCCCCACTCTGTGAGGTCCATGGGCTGCCAGACCGACGAGGACCCACTCTTCCCCCCGATGCAG ATCCAGGGCCTGGAACAAAGAGCGGACGGAGAGCTGTGCTGGGCGGCCGGCTGGCCTCCGAACGGCAGCCAGAGCAGCCCTGAAGGGCAGGACGAGGGAGGG TTCATGGCCCAGGGGAAGACAGGGAGCAGCTCTCCCCCGGGAGGGCCCCCAAAGCCTGGGAGCCAGCTTGACAGCATGCTGGGGAGCCTGCAGTCTGACCTGAACAAACTGGGGGTCGCCACGGTCGCCAAGGGGGTCTGCGGGGCCTGCAAGAAACCCATCGCGGGGCAG GTCGTGACCGCCATGGGGAAGACGTGGCACCCAGAGCACTTCGTCTGCACCCACTGCCAGGAGGAGATCGGATCCCGGAACTTCTTTGAGCGGGATGGACAGCCCTACTGTGAAAAGGACTATCACAACCTCTTCTCTCCGCGCTGCTACTACTGCAACGGGCCCATCCTGGAT AAAGTGGTGACAGCCCTTGACCGGACGTGGCACCCCGAGCACTTCTTCTGTGCCCAGTGTGGAGCCTTCTTTGGGCCTGAAG GGTTCCACGAGAAAGACGGCAAGGCCTACTGCCGGAAGGATTACTTTGACATGTTCGCCCCCAAGTGTGGCGGCTGCGCCCGAGCCATCCTGGAGAACTACATCTCGGCCCTCAACACCCTGTGGCATCCTGAGTGCTTTGTGTGTCGG GAATGCTTCACACCATTTGTCAATGGCAGCTTCTTCGAGCACGACGGGCAGCCCTACTGTGAGGTGCACTACCACGAGCGGCGGGGCTCGCTGTGCTCCGGCTGCCAGAAGCCCATCACCGGCCGCTGCATCACTGCCATGGCCAAGAAGTTCCACCCGGAGCACTTTGTCTGTGCCTTCTGCCTCAAGCAGCTCAACAAGGGCACCTTCAAGGAGCAGAACGACAAGCCTTACTGTCAGAACTGCTTCGTCAAGCTCTTCTGCTAG
- the PXN gene encoding paxillin isoform X2 — MDDLDALLADLESTTSHISKRPVFLSEETPYSYPTGNHTYQEIAVPPPVPPPPSSEALNGTVLDPLDQWQPSTSRFIHQQPPSPSPVYGSSAKTSSAPNPQDGIGLPCPRAGEEEHVYSFPNKQKSAEPSPTVMSSSLGSNLSELDRLLLELNAVQHNPPGFPADEANSSPPLPGALSPHYGIPENNSPLGVKAGPLTKEKPKRNGGRGLEDVRPSVESLLDELESSVPSPVPAITVNQGEMSSPQRVTSSQQQTRISASSATRELDELMASLSDFKTSSSAVALSSPRLLPNSAPSPHHILSPPPPPPPGPSVLLPPPRKPSPRGHGHTLEVLCTEDNVAPSWLDLAGLGEMPDTPNSRSPSTESSLGPLGAESQARVWRDPPNASLVSELSRVPPGHTLPHAGCTGPQEAGEPQVLSANPLCPGEAVAATWEWPWALEALRPEFPRGAMPSFQEVIEPAAMAVDRQAIFPDTWSLTKARGQQKERARPEPGEPESRCPAPVEEEQLGGETPTVGSLVRPAQGPETPRRPEGTTEAAAEARRERPELPQAVVVDTPNTTERISTSGQIRSMIRRSRETGHAHPMSREPSPRRRLDPATLSRTPSQERLIAELQGRLGIQPEVEEAEGATGASAEDWLTEGIVITVQPCGRRARGQLVEKVVFPPGSPIPLRRTFSVLPSPPPPSPLLQHRKDASASSSSPRPSPPTSSTLGPSALPRGPLGVQSAGAGPREDGVQGPTPPTPAPHSVRSMGCQTDEDPLFPPMQIQGLEQRADGELCWAAGWPPNGSQSSPEGQDEGGFMAQGKTGSSSPPGGPPKPGSQLDSMLGSLQSDLNKLGVATVAKGVCGACKKPIAGQVVTAMGKTWHPEHFVCTHCQEEIGSRNFFERDGQPYCEKDYHNLFSPRCYYCNGPILDKVVTALDRTWHPEHFFCAQCGAFFGPEGFHEKDGKAYCRKDYFDMFAPKCGGCARAILENYISALNTLWHPECFVCRECFTPFVNGSFFEHDGQPYCEVHYHERRGSLCSGCQKPITGRCITAMAKKFHPEHFVCAFCLKQLNKGTFKEQNDKPYCQNCFVKLFC; from the exons ACGCCCTGCTGGCAGACTTGGAGTCCACGACCTCCCACATCTCCAAACGGCCTGTGTTCTTGTCTGAGGAGACCCCCTACTCGTACCCAACAGGAAACCACACATACCAGGAGATTGCCGTGCCACCCCCTGTCCCTCCACCCCCGTCCAGCGAGGCCCTCAATGGCACGGTCCTTGACCCCTTAGACCAGTGGCAGCCCAGCACCTCCCGATTCATCCACCAGCAG CCTCCATCCCCGTCCCCCGTGTACGGCTCCAGTGCTAAAACTTCCAgtgcccccaacccccaggacGGCATCGGCCTTCCGTGTCCCCGAGCCGGCGAGGAAGAGCACGTGTACAG CTTCCCCAACAAGCAGAAGTCGGCTGAGCCTTCACCCACCGTCATGAGCTCCTCCTTGGGCAGCAACCTTTCTGAACTCGACCGCCTGCTGCTGGAGCTGAACGCCGTGCAGCATAACCCCCCAGGCTTCCCTGCAG ATGAGGCCAACTCAAGCCCCCCACTGCCTGGGGCTCTGAGCCCCCACTACGGCATCCCAGAGAATAACAGCCCGCTGGGTGTCAAAGCTGGGCCACTGACCAAAGAGAAGCCCAAGCGGAACGGAGGCCGGGGCCTGGAGGACGTGCGGCCCAGCGTGGAGAGTCTCTTGGATGAGCTGGAGAGCTCTGTGCCCAGCCCCGT CCCCGCCATCACTGTGAACCAGGGCGAGATGAGCAGCCCCCAGCGAGTCACCTCCAGCCAGCAGCAGACACGCATCTCCGCCTCTTCTGCCACCAGGGAGCTGGACGAGCTGATGGCCTCGCTGTCGGATTTTAAG acCAGCTCCTCTGCTGTGGCCTTGAGCTCCCCAAGGCTGCTGCCCAACTCAGCTCCATCCCCACACCACatactttctcctcctcctcctcctcctcctgggccctCTGTATTGCTGCCACCCCCTAGGAAACCCTCCCCTCGAGGCCACGGCCACACCCTGGAGGTCCTCTGCACTGAGGACAATGTGGCCCCCAGCTGGCTTGATTTGGCTGGCCTTGGGGAGATGCCTGACACCCCCAACTCAAGGTCTCCCTCCACGGAGAGTTCTTTGGGGCCACTGGGTGCAGAGAGCCAGGCTCGCGTTTGGAGGGACCCACCAAACGCGAGCCTGGTGAGTGAGCTCTCCAGGGTGCCTCCCGGCCACACTCTACCCCACGCTGGGTGCACAGGTCCCCAGGAGGCTGGGGAACCCCAAGTGCTGTCGGCCAACCCTTTGTGCCCGGGAGAGGCCGTGGCTGCCACATGGGAGTGGCCGTGGGCTCTGGAGGCACTTAGGCCTGAGTTCCCCCGGGGAGCTATGCCCAGCTTCCAGGAAGTAATCGAGCCAGCCGCCATGGCTGTGGACCGTCAGGCTATCTTCCCGGATACCTGGAGTCTCACGAAGGCACGTGGACAGCAGAAGGAGAGGGCAAGGCCAGAGCCAGGGGAGCCAGAGAGCAGATGCCCTGCCCCAGTTGAGGAGGAGCAGTTAGGTGGAGAGACGCCCACGGTGGGCAGCCTGGTCAGGCCAGCCCAGGGGCCCGAGACCCCCAGGAGGCCAGAGGGCACCACCGAAGCCGCTGCAGAGGCCAGGAGGGAACGGCCAGAACTTCCACAGGCTGTGGTCGTGGACACACCCAACACCACGGAGAGGATTTCCACCTCTGGCCAG ATCCGCTCCATGATCAGGAGGAGCCGGGAGACCGGCCACGCTCACCCCATGTCCCGGGAGCCCTCCCCTCGTCGCCGGCTGGACCCCGCCACCCTGAGCAGGACCCCGTCCCAGGAGCGGCTCATCGCGGAGCTGCAGGGTCGGCTGGGCATCCAGCCGGAGGTGGAGGAGGCCGAGGGGGCCACGGGGGCCTCTGCCGAGGACTGGCTGACCGAGGGCATCGTCATCACTGTGCAGCCGTGTGGGAGGCGGGCTAGGGGGCAGCTGGTAGAGAAG gTTGTCTTCCCTCCTGGCTCTCCCATTCCCCTGAGAAGAACCTTCTCTGttctgccttctcctcctcctcccagccctttgCTCCAGCATCGCAAAGACGCCTCGGCCAGCAGCTCTTCTCCCCGGCCCAGCCCGCCCACCTCCTCCACCCTGGGGCCCTCGGCTCTTCCTCGAGGTCCCCTCGGGGTCCAGAGTGCTGGGGCGGGGCCACGGGAAGACGGTGTGCAGGGCCCCACCCCGCCCACTCCTGCGCCCCACTCTGTGAGGTCCATGGGCTGCCAGACCGACGAGGACCCACTCTTCCCCCCGATGCAG ATCCAGGGCCTGGAACAAAGAGCGGACGGAGAGCTGTGCTGGGCGGCCGGCTGGCCTCCGAACGGCAGCCAGAGCAGCCCTGAAGGGCAGGACGAGGGAGGG TTCATGGCCCAGGGGAAGACAGGGAGCAGCTCTCCCCCGGGAGGGCCCCCAAAGCCTGGGAGCCAGCTTGACAGCATGCTGGGGAGCCTGCAGTCTGACCTGAACAAACTGGGGGTCGCCACGGTCGCCAAGGGGGTCTGCGGGGCCTGCAAGAAACCCATCGCGGGGCAG GTCGTGACCGCCATGGGGAAGACGTGGCACCCAGAGCACTTCGTCTGCACCCACTGCCAGGAGGAGATCGGATCCCGGAACTTCTTTGAGCGGGATGGACAGCCCTACTGTGAAAAGGACTATCACAACCTCTTCTCTCCGCGCTGCTACTACTGCAACGGGCCCATCCTGGAT AAAGTGGTGACAGCCCTTGACCGGACGTGGCACCCCGAGCACTTCTTCTGTGCCCAGTGTGGAGCCTTCTTTGGGCCTGAAG GGTTCCACGAGAAAGACGGCAAGGCCTACTGCCGGAAGGATTACTTTGACATGTTCGCCCCCAAGTGTGGCGGCTGCGCCCGAGCCATCCTGGAGAACTACATCTCGGCCCTCAACACCCTGTGGCATCCTGAGTGCTTTGTGTGTCGG GAATGCTTCACACCATTTGTCAATGGCAGCTTCTTCGAGCACGACGGGCAGCCCTACTGTGAGGTGCACTACCACGAGCGGCGGGGCTCGCTGTGCTCCGGCTGCCAGAAGCCCATCACCGGCCGCTGCATCACTGCCATGGCCAAGAAGTTCCACCCGGAGCACTTTGTCTGTGCCTTCTGCCTCAAGCAGCTCAACAAGGGCACCTTCAAGGAGCAGAACGACAAGCCTTACTGTCAGAACTGCTTCGTCAAGCTCTTCTGCTAG
- the PXN gene encoding paxillin isoform X3 → MDDLDALLADLESTTSHISKRPVFLSEETPYSYPTGNHTYQEIAVPPPVPPPPSSEALNGTVLDPLDQWQPSTSRFIHQQPPSPSPVYGSSAKTSSAPNPQDGIGLPCPRAGEEEHVYSFPNKQKSAEPSPTVMSSSLGSNLSELDRLLLELNAVQHNPPGFPADEANSSPPLPGALSPHYGIPENNSPLGVKAGPLTKEKPKRNGGRGLEDVRPSVESLLDELESSVPSPVPAITVNQGEMSSPQRVTSSQQQTRISASSATRELDELMASLSDFKTSSSAVALSSPRLLPNSAPSPHHILSPPPPPPPGPSVLLPPPRKPSPRGHGHTLEVLCTEDNVAPSWLDLAGLGEMPDTPNSRSPSTESSLGPLGAESQARVWRDPPNASLVSELSRVPPGHTLPHAGCTGPQEAGEPQVLSANPLCPGEAVAATWEWPWALEALRPEFPRGAMPSFQEVIEPAAMAVDRQAIFPDTWSLTKARGQQKERARPEPGEPESRCPAPVEEEQLGGETPTVGSLVRPAQGPETPRRPEGTTEAAAEARRERPELPQAVVVDTPNTTERISTSGQAGIRSMIRRSRETGHAHPMSREPSPRRRLDPATLSRTPSQERLIAELQGRLGIQPEVVFPPGSPIPLRRTFSVLPSPPPPSPLLQHRKDASASSSSPRPSPPTSSTLGPSALPRGPLGVQSAGAGPREDGVQGPTPPTPAPHSVRSMGCQTDEDPLFPPMQIQGLEQRADGELCWAAGWPPNGSQSSPEGQDEGGFMAQGKTGSSSPPGGPPKPGSQLDSMLGSLQSDLNKLGVATVAKGVCGACKKPIAGQVVTAMGKTWHPEHFVCTHCQEEIGSRNFFERDGQPYCEKDYHNLFSPRCYYCNGPILDKVVTALDRTWHPEHFFCAQCGAFFGPEGFHEKDGKAYCRKDYFDMFAPKCGGCARAILENYISALNTLWHPECFVCRECFTPFVNGSFFEHDGQPYCEVHYHERRGSLCSGCQKPITGRCITAMAKKFHPEHFVCAFCLKQLNKGTFKEQNDKPYCQNCFVKLFC, encoded by the exons ACGCCCTGCTGGCAGACTTGGAGTCCACGACCTCCCACATCTCCAAACGGCCTGTGTTCTTGTCTGAGGAGACCCCCTACTCGTACCCAACAGGAAACCACACATACCAGGAGATTGCCGTGCCACCCCCTGTCCCTCCACCCCCGTCCAGCGAGGCCCTCAATGGCACGGTCCTTGACCCCTTAGACCAGTGGCAGCCCAGCACCTCCCGATTCATCCACCAGCAG CCTCCATCCCCGTCCCCCGTGTACGGCTCCAGTGCTAAAACTTCCAgtgcccccaacccccaggacGGCATCGGCCTTCCGTGTCCCCGAGCCGGCGAGGAAGAGCACGTGTACAG CTTCCCCAACAAGCAGAAGTCGGCTGAGCCTTCACCCACCGTCATGAGCTCCTCCTTGGGCAGCAACCTTTCTGAACTCGACCGCCTGCTGCTGGAGCTGAACGCCGTGCAGCATAACCCCCCAGGCTTCCCTGCAG ATGAGGCCAACTCAAGCCCCCCACTGCCTGGGGCTCTGAGCCCCCACTACGGCATCCCAGAGAATAACAGCCCGCTGGGTGTCAAAGCTGGGCCACTGACCAAAGAGAAGCCCAAGCGGAACGGAGGCCGGGGCCTGGAGGACGTGCGGCCCAGCGTGGAGAGTCTCTTGGATGAGCTGGAGAGCTCTGTGCCCAGCCCCGT CCCCGCCATCACTGTGAACCAGGGCGAGATGAGCAGCCCCCAGCGAGTCACCTCCAGCCAGCAGCAGACACGCATCTCCGCCTCTTCTGCCACCAGGGAGCTGGACGAGCTGATGGCCTCGCTGTCGGATTTTAAG acCAGCTCCTCTGCTGTGGCCTTGAGCTCCCCAAGGCTGCTGCCCAACTCAGCTCCATCCCCACACCACatactttctcctcctcctcctcctcctcctgggccctCTGTATTGCTGCCACCCCCTAGGAAACCCTCCCCTCGAGGCCACGGCCACACCCTGGAGGTCCTCTGCACTGAGGACAATGTGGCCCCCAGCTGGCTTGATTTGGCTGGCCTTGGGGAGATGCCTGACACCCCCAACTCAAGGTCTCCCTCCACGGAGAGTTCTTTGGGGCCACTGGGTGCAGAGAGCCAGGCTCGCGTTTGGAGGGACCCACCAAACGCGAGCCTGGTGAGTGAGCTCTCCAGGGTGCCTCCCGGCCACACTCTACCCCACGCTGGGTGCACAGGTCCCCAGGAGGCTGGGGAACCCCAAGTGCTGTCGGCCAACCCTTTGTGCCCGGGAGAGGCCGTGGCTGCCACATGGGAGTGGCCGTGGGCTCTGGAGGCACTTAGGCCTGAGTTCCCCCGGGGAGCTATGCCCAGCTTCCAGGAAGTAATCGAGCCAGCCGCCATGGCTGTGGACCGTCAGGCTATCTTCCCGGATACCTGGAGTCTCACGAAGGCACGTGGACAGCAGAAGGAGAGGGCAAGGCCAGAGCCAGGGGAGCCAGAGAGCAGATGCCCTGCCCCAGTTGAGGAGGAGCAGTTAGGTGGAGAGACGCCCACGGTGGGCAGCCTGGTCAGGCCAGCCCAGGGGCCCGAGACCCCCAGGAGGCCAGAGGGCACCACCGAAGCCGCTGCAGAGGCCAGGAGGGAACGGCCAGAACTTCCACAGGCTGTGGTCGTGGACACACCCAACACCACGGAGAGGATTTCCACCTCTGGCCAGGCAGGC ATCCGCTCCATGATCAGGAGGAGCCGGGAGACCGGCCACGCTCACCCCATGTCCCGGGAGCCCTCCCCTCGTCGCCGGCTGGACCCCGCCACCCTGAGCAGGACCCCGTCCCAGGAGCGGCTCATCGCGGAGCTGCAGGGTCGGCTGGGCATCCAGCCGGAG gTTGTCTTCCCTCCTGGCTCTCCCATTCCCCTGAGAAGAACCTTCTCTGttctgccttctcctcctcctcccagccctttgCTCCAGCATCGCAAAGACGCCTCGGCCAGCAGCTCTTCTCCCCGGCCCAGCCCGCCCACCTCCTCCACCCTGGGGCCCTCGGCTCTTCCTCGAGGTCCCCTCGGGGTCCAGAGTGCTGGGGCGGGGCCACGGGAAGACGGTGTGCAGGGCCCCACCCCGCCCACTCCTGCGCCCCACTCTGTGAGGTCCATGGGCTGCCAGACCGACGAGGACCCACTCTTCCCCCCGATGCAG ATCCAGGGCCTGGAACAAAGAGCGGACGGAGAGCTGTGCTGGGCGGCCGGCTGGCCTCCGAACGGCAGCCAGAGCAGCCCTGAAGGGCAGGACGAGGGAGGG TTCATGGCCCAGGGGAAGACAGGGAGCAGCTCTCCCCCGGGAGGGCCCCCAAAGCCTGGGAGCCAGCTTGACAGCATGCTGGGGAGCCTGCAGTCTGACCTGAACAAACTGGGGGTCGCCACGGTCGCCAAGGGGGTCTGCGGGGCCTGCAAGAAACCCATCGCGGGGCAG GTCGTGACCGCCATGGGGAAGACGTGGCACCCAGAGCACTTCGTCTGCACCCACTGCCAGGAGGAGATCGGATCCCGGAACTTCTTTGAGCGGGATGGACAGCCCTACTGTGAAAAGGACTATCACAACCTCTTCTCTCCGCGCTGCTACTACTGCAACGGGCCCATCCTGGAT AAAGTGGTGACAGCCCTTGACCGGACGTGGCACCCCGAGCACTTCTTCTGTGCCCAGTGTGGAGCCTTCTTTGGGCCTGAAG GGTTCCACGAGAAAGACGGCAAGGCCTACTGCCGGAAGGATTACTTTGACATGTTCGCCCCCAAGTGTGGCGGCTGCGCCCGAGCCATCCTGGAGAACTACATCTCGGCCCTCAACACCCTGTGGCATCCTGAGTGCTTTGTGTGTCGG GAATGCTTCACACCATTTGTCAATGGCAGCTTCTTCGAGCACGACGGGCAGCCCTACTGTGAGGTGCACTACCACGAGCGGCGGGGCTCGCTGTGCTCCGGCTGCCAGAAGCCCATCACCGGCCGCTGCATCACTGCCATGGCCAAGAAGTTCCACCCGGAGCACTTTGTCTGTGCCTTCTGCCTCAAGCAGCTCAACAAGGGCACCTTCAAGGAGCAGAACGACAAGCCTTACTGTCAGAACTGCTTCGTCAAGCTCTTCTGCTAG